In Pseudorasbora parva isolate DD20220531a chromosome 1, ASM2467924v1, whole genome shotgun sequence, the DNA window TTTTCTAGCTTGATGGCTAAAACAACACAATAGAGTTTATTATATAGCATAAGTCTCTTCTGCAACTGACCAATCCATCATGAGGTTGTAAGTGTATCAGTATTTAGAGTCCAATCCCAGTGGCTCAAAGATTTTGAGCCACTGGGAAGACACCATCCAAAAGCTTTTACCATCCAAAAAAGCTTTAAGCAAACTGCAGTGGGTGGAGTCTAACGGAGAGCCCAAAATAGGCATGACAGAAGGGCATGGTTTTGTATATTCTATACTGCTTCTACATCTACATCTTATTCCACATATGAATGTAAATTAGGGGAACACATCACTTTAAAGGAGACAAGTACAATCCAATCAGTCTACTCAATACTAACTTCATACAGAGCATTTACTGTATATTATCCCTTTATTCAGTTATGCTGTGCAGTGTTATGGATTAAAACGTGTAGACAAAGACTATCATACAAACAGTGTGGAGTCACTGGATTGTGTTTACAGAAATGAGACAGGCTGTTCACACATAATCTACCATTAAGTAGAAAAATGAAGTCCTGGGAAAACATAAAACAGCAGGAAATGCAACAATATATAATCAGAGCAGGTATTCAAATACTAtttcaaaacatgttttatCACAAAAATACCATTGTATTTGCATTAACAGTGTTTAGGTTTTTgggtaacattttatttcagcGTTCAATTCTCACTCTTAACTAGTTTTTTATTAGTATGCATATtactacactcttagaagaaaagctTCCATAAaaaaccttaaaaggttctatcggccctacatatttggaacccctagaaggttctatatagaaccatttTTAAGGGccaaagggttctttcttgtcattatagaacctttttttagcataaaaggttctttggagtaaCCTTCTACTCTTCTAAGGTGTAGGAtagtggctgtttattagtacttataaagcacataacaATGCCTTATTGTGCATgatcttattctacatcccttaatacCCAATAGCGTAACATAACAACTACCTAAATATTAATaggtaaattaggagtttaatgaggcaaaagtcatagttaattgTGATATGTGTTTCCCCTAAAGTGTTACTGGATTTTGTAACTGTGGAAGCCAAACTGTACTGAAGTTATGTACATTTCACACACCAATATGAATATTATGACTTTATgattctgaacttaaatgtgtAGCAAAACTGCCCTTTCTTCCAATACTATGATGACTAGAACTTCTTGTTCTCCAGACGAAGTTTCCACCACTTATGATTCTGTTAAAAACAACAATTTCAATACAAATCAATGCAGAAATTATGTATATTTGTTTGTAATTATATCAGATCTTACCTTCTTCTCCAAgatgttctgtgtgtgtggctgCATCTCATCCAAACTTGCATATGTATTGCTGTCTGTCATTCGAATGTCCTCATAGGTGTTGCTTTCAGCCACATGTTCATAGGTGTCATTGGCACGTTGTTCAGGTATGTCTTGGTAGGTATTTTCTGCTAAAAGGATGTTACAAATGGGTTTTGCACGGTTGTCATACACTAGCCCTGGCTGGTCCTTCTGCTCCGATTGTACCACAGATGAGGCCTGGTAGAGTGGATTGGGCTGTAGGGCTACTTGGTCAATTTGTGGTACTCTGCCAGCTCCAGTATGGAGTTTTTTAAGATCAAGGACAGCGTAAGAGCAGGGGGCTGTTTTAGGTGGAGGTAAAGGAGGTTGTTGAGGGGTGGAGGGCATAAGATTACATGAGTTAGAGGTTGGAGACTTTAACTGAGAGTTGTAGCCCTCAGTGTCCATGATATCACTTCTGCCATTTACACTCTCGTCTCCACCTGACCTTTCAGATGTCCTTGATTCTGAAAAGCTGGGTTGTTCATGTGAAAGATGTTTACCAGGAAAACCAGCACTTAAGGAATTCCGAAGTGGTGCATTTTTCTTTGGCCCAGGTGGAATGTTGCTAATGACACCCTATTGATCAAAGTCATACAGTACATACAtgaattgtatatatatatatataaaaataattcattttatttttttcattttatttactgaTCTAATGTGCATTaacttgatttatttatttactttttaaatgtactCCCTTGAATTAGCAATGGTTACCAGAGAACCAATGAAGCAGGTTACCTGTGACAGGCTGTCTCTGTCAATAGAGGTGGAGGTTTTGAGTTTCCGGCCACTTTTAGAATGCAGAACAGGAGGCGTGCTATACGGGACATTGCTAGTTTGTTCCCATAAACTTCTTAGAGCCTTAACGCTCACTCCTGAATTAACCCAGGGCTTATTTTTAACCACATCATAAAGATCATTTGTGGCGTCCTATAAGAAAGAAACGCAAAAGTACATTGTAAAACACTTCTTAACATGCTAGTATTCTCTATGTttttatgtagcctatttaAAGAGGCactttgtaatttttggtttaTGTTGTGCTGGCCAATATGCCCAACACCAGATGCTAAAATAAATTATCTTAAGATTAAAGCTACTGATCTAATGTGCAATAACTTGATTTTAAACatagtttttaaatatataaatttctTTAGGTAAAAGTGTCTGGTTATCACCAAACCAAGCTCagtttaaaattgaacattgtcCGGGgagtattttctactgcacaagaggcgtgattaatgagcattattcaaattactctgtatgcaattggatagtccgtcatccaatcagaccacaagaggcgtgatcaatgccAAAGACCCatctgtcatcatgttaaacccgccaatagcacgccaggcggaaaagccagtctgtgattggttcccgcaaaagtgtgacagaagcagtagaaatgaatgtacaggtttccagactgagttgcagggcgaaatcaaatcgccaaCAGATCAGGCAGTGTTTACCCAGTATAGGTAAaagtttctttataaataagaaataattactgagtgcacctttaaaaagaaTGCAAAAAATGGTTGACTCTCTACCTCTCCTACAGAATCCATCTCTGTGCTGTGCGAAGTCAGGTACTCTCCAAAAGGCTGGATTGGTGTGGTTTTAAAGTGATTGATCAGCTCTGTGAGACTGTTATGTGTGGTGGAATCACCAGAAACGATGAACAGGCCAGTCTTGGTTTGATTTATGACAAAATGGCGACAACGATCCTGTCCTCTGTTAAAGAAGTTTGTAAGCTATAGTTAACATGAACCAAGAAAGAACTGAAAGAATGCAGAATTACATTGCATAGTTACTGTTCATTtagatatttacattttttaaaccatCATTTTTAAACCAGAGAAATCTTTATTCTTACTTGTATGAAAGAATATATCCACTGGCTTTTTCGCTGAGTCTGATAAGGAAGCAACCATCATTCTTGTCTCTGAGCTGATCTTCTGCTTCGCTGCAAACATCAACAGTTATACAAGTGCATCAGTGCAACTACcttaatatacaatcataaacattttatcTCAGTACCCTGCACCCAAATATAAACAGTATACGTTCATTCTGAAATGGTTACTGCTCTTATCTCTTATTAGTTCTTACTGCCTGGAGATGAAGCCCTGGAACCATGGTGGGAAACGTCCATCACACAGGATGAGCTCAGCCTGAGTCTCCACAAACCACTTAAGGATGGGCTCCCTCTGTCTTCTGTCCGTGGTGAGATCTCCCTCCATTCTTTCCTCCTGCTTCTCATTTAATCTGTCAGATATCTGCATCTTCTGGTACATAGCCACTTCTATTTGCTCCATTGTGAGCTCCTCACAAACGCACTGCACAGTGCACACATCCAATAAGCCAGACTTTCCATTTTCAAACATTCATCACTCATTTACTGCGCCAGGAAGACTGGCACACTTCATTTGCCTATGGTTTCCTCATACGTAAATGTATGATCTTTCAAGTGTAAAAGGTTCTATTGTTTGAGTTAATTATCTGCCTAGCCAATAACAGCTTACTAGTGTGATTTCATTGCACTATCTTTGGACGGTTCTTCCGCCAGAGTTGCAGTCTTTATAAATAACTAGATTAGATCAGGAACTAGATCAACCACTGCACATTTGCATAGACTATACAGTATTAATACATAAGTGAATGTGTTCAACTGGGAAAATGAAAAATTAGTATTATAATTAGATGTCACTTGTGTTTCACAATACAAGTGTGAAATAGTTTGCATTATAGTATTTTAGTATATAGTATTTTAATGTGTCATTATTACTGTGTACTTAGTAATATTAAATAACAACATGTACTTAGCattagggtaggattagggttagtTGTATGTAATTATGCTGTtacatgtaaaataaagtgttacactattattattattattattattattattaatatcttGGCCATTGCATTTCAAAGTGTTTTAATATTACGCTCCATTTCCATATCTAGgctactaaataataattaaatctatattgtgtgttttagattgaatttaaaaaaatgtcagggGGATGGCTGctttttaataaatcaaaatTCACATGCAGGAGATCATCATGGGAGAAAAACTATCAACCACGAACAAGCATAACTGAGACCAACttttttgaatttatttaaatatttttgataGGCCATGAAATCAAATGTATACACACGTGATGAAATGTTGTTTAAAAGTTTGACATGATTATTGcagttattgtttatttaagtAGCCTATTTGCAAGTGGTTCATTACTCCAACAAGAACTAAATCAACTATTTGTCACATGTTAAAAATTATACCCACAAGCCAGAAGCAGTAAACAGAAGAGATGAGTGAGACAAGGTAACGGACTGAAACTGACCGCAGTCAGCGACATTGCGATTAAACGAGCAGATAACGACTTATAATTCAGAAAAATCCTTtatgttgggttatttttttagCCATGGAACAAGCCTGTCAGTGTGTTGACGTTTTTACGCTCATGCACGAGTTCAACAGGTGGCGTGTCCACTTTTAGAATCACTCTGCTGGGACTCACTCGTGCGCTTTCCTGGAGCTCTGTGAAAGACGCGTGAGCGCATGAAAGGATTCAGAACGTCACTATTTGTTGGCGATAACAGGTAGGCTACATGTCTTGTGCTTGTAGACTACTACTGATTTTATATGCAATTTTAAAAGATAGCCCTTATAGTTTACCGTTGTGCGGGAGTGACTGGGATATTTAAATTAGTTGTATCGCTCGTgcttgtgtaactttatgtagcctatatttTCGAAATCCTAAAAGCAAAGGAGTAGGTAGCTGCAGTATAGGCTAGGCCTTTTTAAGGTATCCGGTGACGGTCAGAGTCAGACCTACCGAATTTAGTGTGACCGATATAAAATCACGTTTGTCAGGTAAAAATGCTTCTTTGTCAAGACATGCCATACCTTCAGAATGTAGGCACATAAATGATAAAAGCATGGGAGGTAGGCCTACGTCTTGTAAGTCAGAAAATACctgtcaaaatatatttttcttccaATTTGCATTTATGAGTTTGTTGTTTCATTTTCCATTCTATAGGCTACATCTATTTTCCTTGGATACATTTTAGGCTCAATATAGTTGAGGCCTTATCCTTATCTTGCACACTTGAGTAAGATCTAAATTTGTCTCTCCATCATGAATGAAATATTTAGGTCACAACAAACTATATGTATGATCAGCTTTATTGTATAGTATATTATGATCATTTGTATATTCCTTTAAATATTTGTAGATTTTTGTGTGTACTTTTTGTTAAATCCAGTCAATCTAAGAAgcgttttgttgttttttaacaaGATCACAATGGCTGTGTTCAAGCAGCAGCAGGTTGAGAATTTCTATGAGATTGGAGAGGAACTTGGAAGGTAAAAATGTTGCTGTTTACTTGGTGTTTTATTGATTTACTTGCTAATTGCTGCAATATACTGCATGATGATACACATTAAGTTTCAATCATGGGGGTGGGGTCATTTAGTCATTCGTCCCACCCGGTCCCACCCCTCATCCCAGCACAGTGCTAGTGAAAATCAGAGATTAAAGCTGCATTGTTATTGAGTCCTGATATGAAATATAACAAGTACAATCTGCTGTACATAATAGTctaataataatgttatatgTTACATGTTAATACTTGTTCATTAAATGTTATTCATAATATGTATACATTTGGCTAGTAGattttaataataacatttggctaaaaagattttaataataaatattatatttaatatccCATGTTTCCTTGACACTCACACGTTGCTTTATGGTGTATTGCTtgtattaaaggattagttcacccaaaaatgaaatttctgtcattaattactcaccctcatgtcattccaaacctgtgtaagacctccgttcatctttggaacacaaattaatatatttctgatgaaatccaagagctctcAGCATTGGAGATGAAATTCAGAATTGCTAGAACGAAATTCTTAAATAAAGTCAGATTTTTAAGTCGGAATATAGTTTTTCGTTtgataaaattaaggttgaagtaCTGGAATCACATGGATTATTTTTACAATGCCTTtaatacctttctggacattgaaagtgttaattacatagatgtctatggaggggcctgagagctctcggatttcatcaaaatattttaatttgagttCCGAAggtgaacaaaggtcttacgggtttttcaatgacatgagggtgtcattttcattttttggtgaactatacctttaagtcttaatttaaaggcacaatatgtacgatttttggattaaaatatcccataaccactagaacaatgttatatatgttgttgacttgtgtacttacattatcccaaacgtttccaagaatgtttaaagggggggtgaaatgctgtttcatgcatactgagctttttacactgttaaagacttggattcccatcctaaacatagacaaagtttcaaaaacgaatgttggacgtttgtgtcacatgcctgtcctgtagtgtgtgcacttgtgggttttgttatgttgagcatgtgctcgtgtccctgtcagttccctcccccttgttatctgattattggttaatttgccccacctgttctccctcattatctgccttgtttgttccctttataatctccttgtgtttgtcagtctgtgttggatccttgtgtaatgtctgcgtctcccgttcccctagtgacttctgttggtatgttttgagttttagtttatgttctattatgtgttttgccccctcgtgggtgtttgttttgtatttatgttttatttgttataaatatatatccttttctgcacttgagtcctcgcaccatttcctttgtctgtaacgtgacagaaggatccaaccaatATGAGGACTCAGCGGAGAAAGAGGTCACCGCAATCCCCTCCCTCTGCTATCTCCTGTCCCCTCTGGGACCGTATAGTCCAGTTTAGCTCCCTTAGAGCTATGCGGCAACAAGGAACTGATCTGAGGGAATTTGCACAGGAGTTTAAGAGGGCTGCAGAGG includes these proteins:
- the sh2d7 gene encoding SH2 domain-containing protein 7, producing the protein MEQIEVAMYQKMQISDRLNEKQEERMEGDLTTDRRQREPILKWFVETQAELILCDGRFPPWFQGFISRHEAEDQLRDKNDGCFLIRLSEKASGYILSYKGQDRCRHFVINQTKTGLFIVSGDSTTHNSLTELINHFKTTPIQPFGEYLTSHSTEMDSVGEDATNDLYDVVKNKPWVNSGVSVKALRSLWEQTSNVPYSTPPVLHSKSGRKLKTSTSIDRDSLSQGVISNIPPGPKKNAPLRNSLSAGFPGKHLSHEQPSFSESRTSERSGGDESVNGRSDIMDTEGYNSQLKSPTSNSCNLMPSTPQQPPLPPPKTAPCSYAVLDLKKLHTGAGRVPQIDQVALQPNPLYQASSVVQSEQKDQPGLVYDNRAKPICNILLAENTYQDIPEQRANDTYEHVAESNTYEDIRMTDSNTYASLDEMQPHTQNILEKKNHKWWKLRLENKKF